TGGTATGACTTCTAAAATTAACTGTTGCAGACTTAAGTGGCAAGTGATTGGGTTTTTCTTGGTATATAAGATAAGGAAAGATATGCCACACATAGACTGGTAGTTTCAAAGGTGGTAAAATTCCTGTATTGTGTTTTTGTGCTGCTTTTTAAGATCAACTTCTACTGAAACAATGCAGAAGTACTCTTGCAATACCTATTTTTTGTGTATCGTTAAACTCACTAATCTATAATTTCTTTGAATTGTGACGATTTAGCAGAAACGTTATTCTTTTATGGCGTTGACCTGAACATTTCTATTTAATATGGCTTACATTTCTATTTAATATGGCTTTTTCGGCTGTCCTTTAACACAAAGAAATCCAGTTCTGTCTGTCTTCCATTTCTACCTCTGTAATGCTGTATAAGTTCATGGCATTGATTTACTTTATTtgcttattttaattttaggtgAACAGATAAATGATAAGCTCACGGGTGCCATTTCGCCCCGTTTGAATGCTTTATATGCTGAcatattgacaatttttttattgcagCTCATCTTGAGGAGTAGGACGGGTCCTGGGACTCGAGACAATCACGGAGTAATGTTGTTATATAACTCTTGAAATTGAGGCCAGGATggtatttttagtttaattacaTTTCCTTTTTGCATTTGGAATGTACGTTTGTTTGGATTACTGGtgagaaaatatacaaattcaataatcaattatattgttataattgATTCTAAGAAAAATGTGACAGGTGAAGGATGGTTTTAAGCTAAATATATGCTTTTACTGGTCTACAAGAATAATGTTTcaagaaatatattttgtaataaattataataaaagtatgGAATTATTCTTTCCAATTAACTTTTCGTTTTAAAAGTGAATGATGCTTAAATTGAGAAAACGAAAGCTACAAGATCAAATGTTATAgaaatagttataaaattacatttaatgattATTGTCGTTCTTGCCAGACGAGACGAAATCAATTTAGTCATtctatattaaaatacaaaaggTGATGaacatttgtttatatttttttaatcacaaaataaacaaaatagatAATATTCCTTGAAGATAAAAATTTGACATTCCTTCTGCATATAATTTGTTCggtcaaaaataattattaaccggattttaatatactttttcttatcatataattattgctattattattaattggcgtgaaaacataataatatacatattttaaatatttataatatattatatgaaacttaaaaaaatataagttttttttagtgAGGTAAAAATTaatggagaagaaaagaataaacaacagatagaaaagaaaaattaactacCCCAACATCTTTATCAAAAAACAATATTGGTAGATATAATTATAGATGTTTACATGACGTGAAGGGTAGATAAATAGTTGACGGTTGAACTTGTGTGAGAGATGGAACGTTCTTGTTTTCACTGTAGAGGTTCCAACATTCAACCAAATCAAAATGAAAGTAACTCAGTTGCAGTTAAGAGAAATTTGAAGGCTCAAGTCTCCTTGCCCATATTGAGATGTTGCACAGTTTTGTACCCTTTTGTTCATCacctaaaaaataaagtttcagaagTTATGAAGCTAAAGTGAGACTAAAGAGAGTGAGTTGATCAGAAAAAGGTGCAGAATTGAGTGTCCTTATAGGTTTTTGTCCCATCATTCTAAGTTACTCCACTAGCACTTGCATCACATGATAACATCATTTTCCAATGAAAATGGGGTCAATACTAGTTTGACAATTGGCGAATCTGAGTTCCCTCTTTAGAAAGCACTGGCACACAACCTGCCGCTAGTCATTCCATTCATAAATTCATTTTGGACACAGATGCATCTCTTGTCTTGTCTGGTCCCTATTAAGAAAGAGTAACGACCGTTCAAAAccatacaaaataatataacaaaatttccCAATGGAAAAAAGAACCAAATCTTTAAGCAAAAAAACGCATCTTTTGATAACCCTTTTGAATGTATCTCAAAATATTTTACACTCTTCTTTCCATCATGATGAGGTCAGAGTGGAGAAGGCAAAAACGTTTCTGTTCTGCTATAAACAGAAGAGTTAGAACTCATCCCATTTGAAGTCCTGTCAAAGGAGCCTCAAATATTTAGCGGCACCGAATGGCGAAGTAGCCCATGTGTCAACACCATCATCTTAATTAAAACAACAGCATTATTGTTCAATCAGCAGACAGAAAAAGTCTATGCACATAGTCCAAACTTGCACCTAACATAAACTTGCCTAAATTCTATCTTGAAGTTTCTATTTGGAAGAGAAAGGTTTTCGTTGTCATAAAGGGCAACCCACGTGCTTATTACATATtggattttctttcttttcttccttggCTTGTTTCAATCTCTACACAAGGGGAGATAAGGGGCCAAGAATTTCATACAAGCTTGGGAGTTCTTATCTACTTTAGAGAATGTTTTTGTACCACTAGATGGTTTCAGCTGAAAGAAGTAAACAATGATCACAAGACGAGTTTGgtatgatcttgaagaacaaatatgATAGAAGAATATCGCAAGGAAAGAGGAAAGTCCATAAATAGATTTTGTACATCCCATGTACTGAGTTAATGGATGAAGTACCTGGCTCCTTGGGCACAACCGCTAGCTTCAGTCTGAGAATGGGCCAGACCATGTTCTCATCTGCTTCCCTTCTCTTCATGTCTTTTGGGGTTGAATTCTACAGCTACACGGCTTTCTGGTacctttcttttatcttttacttgCACCCCTCACTTTGCTGATATTCTGATCTCAAAGGGTAGTTGATGTTTGCCATTATGTTGCTCTGGTTTTTCTGGCTTGATTTTCTAAAAGGATTTCTCCCTGACATTCTGCATGCAATGTTTTAGCTTCTCTACCCTTTTCTTCCATATATATGTTATTCTATATAATCTAGCACTGAGTTTGAGCTCTAGAATAGAAAAAGGTGATTTATTTGAGGCCAAGGATGATACTGGTGAATATTTTACAAATGATTAACTCCTAAGTAATGTCCCTCTAGGATTAGACAATTCAACTCATTAAGAACAGGTAGCTTCACTGTAGCTATGTCATTTCTCTATAGACTGGCTGAGAGGATTCAATTATTTACCTTTAAATTTCCTACACCCTTTGACTGTTGTTTTGCTCCCAGCGATGAAACAGAAGGATGCTGCATTTCATTGTTCTATTGACATTTCTTTAATACGAACAATTTGGTAATAAAAACCTGTATTCTATAGAATGATCTAATGAATTAGCAGAAAAACTCTGTTCACATATAGTGTCAAGAACTTGTCAGTACAATGAATTGGCATCAGAGTGATCTTTGTTGATCCAATTAGTGGGAAACAACACAAGAGTGTAGGACTCTATATGTCTAAAATTTATtctgaaattataataatgttttctCCTGGAGAGCAAATAATTTCAGCTAGAAAGTcgttttattagttttttacgGAAGGTTTTTGACTACAAAATCCTACGTTTTACTGGAATTACTTTTTCTCGTCTCTCCACTTACACAACAAAGCCGCAGTTCAGGTTGTCAGCACATTTGAACCTTTTATTGATAATGTTCTCTTATATCTGTTAAATATCCTGCTTCTGTTATTTGCATCACTTAAATGCTAGGGGCTGAGCAGACATCATTAGTACAATCGAATTTGTTGATTCTTCTGTTAATCAACtggtttatttttgtgtttactATCCATGTCCAAGCTATTTGGTTACAATTATGGGGTTGGTCATACCGTGGAGTTTCACATTAGCACTAGTAGATGGATATTCGATTCTGCTCAAATGCCCCATTCGTCAACCAGGAATTCTGCTGATTATTGTTGTGGGAGATTGGGTATGTAGTTTCTGATCCAGGTGCTATGTATCAGTTGATGTAGATAGATAATGGCAACCGTCTGTTCGTGACTTCAGTTCTTTTGCTATAGGTACTATCAACCCTCACACTAGCAGCAGCTTCCTCAACAGCTAGTGTTGTGGATCTTCTGCTCAACACTCACGGCTCTTTTTGCCCTCCAAAGCTCTGCAGCAGGTACAGGATATCTGCAATTATGGCCTTCTTGTCATGGTTTCTATCTTTGGCATCCTCTCTATTTAACCTTTGGCTATTACCCTCTTTGTGATTCTCATTTACTTCCCCTGTAGAATCATTAGATTAATCATTATTTGTAATGCAATTTCCTCTGTCATGTAAAATACCCGGTGCAGGATTTTAAATGATGTATATTTATAACTACAAAAGTTTGTTTGGAGAAGTTCCATAGAAGCTAAATGTTAAACTTTACACAGGAGCAAAGTACCCCTTGAGTCCAATGAATCTCACGCTCAACTTCATAGCAGATACAAGATTGTAAAATACTAACATGTAAAGATGGCACACTGCAGTTCTGCTGTTTGGTAATTCCCTTCCCCGTACAGGAGTTGAACACTTATCATGTATTTCACCATCAACACTTGCCCCCGAGTCCTCTGGTGGCCTTGTTGAGAATTTGCGGTGATATACAGAaccaacaaacaaaataaacagTTAAATTTTCGAAGTACAGCTTCATCCTGAACTGAAACCAGATCACAAATATggcctttcttcttcattacttttataaaaacacCAAAGCAAGCTTCAGAATTGAACACATTAAATTGAAGTACTACTGACACGAGTATACTGGTTTTTATCAAGCCAGTGTGTGTGTGCATTGACTTATTGTCATTCCCTGATATGTACCATTAAAAAACCCAGCTTTTTACATTCAAAACCGTGGGAATATACACAAGTTAATGGAGTTAACTGCATCCGATTCGCTAAGAACAAAACTTCATAGAAAGTGTGCAAGACTTGAGTTTAATTGGCTGCGTTGTTTCGGGGAATAATGCCATCTATATTAAGTTCGAGAAATTATTATATGATCGTGAACTGCTAAAGTTTTATGTCTTGACCAATCTTGAAACAgcataaaattgaaattttcaattaaagataaaaagtaaatagcACATTCAATTATACAGAATATAGATATCGGTCAAAATTATAGCGGTCAGTTTTTGGCAAACTGATTATCGA
The Vigna angularis cultivar LongXiaoDou No.4 chromosome 5, ASM1680809v1, whole genome shotgun sequence genome window above contains:
- the LOC108340719 gene encoding CASP-like protein 5C1 isoform X2; protein product: MDEVPGSLGTTASFSLRMGQTMFSSASLLFMSFGVEFYSYTAFCYLVTIMGLVIPWSFTLALVDGYSILLKCPIRQPGILLIIVVGDWVLSTLTLAAASSTASVVDLLLNTHGSFCPPKLCSRSKVPLESNESHAQLHSRYKIVKY
- the LOC108340719 gene encoding CASP-like protein 5C1 isoform X3, which produces MDEVPGSLGTTASFSLRMGQTMFSSASLLFMSFGVEFYSYTAFCYLVTIMGLVIPWSFTLALVDGYSILLKCPIRQPGILLIIVVGDWVLSTLTLAAASSTASVVDLLLNTHGSFCPPKLCSRILNDVYL
- the LOC108340719 gene encoding CASP-like protein 5C1 isoform X1 is translated as MDEVPGSLGTTASFSLRMGQTMFSSASLLFMSFGVEFYSYTAFCYLVTIMGLVIPWSFTLALVDGYSILLKCPIRQPGILLIIVVGDWVLSTLTLAAASSTASVVDLLLNTHGSFCPPKLCSRYRISAIMAFLSWFLSLASSLFNLWLLPSL